A genomic segment from Candidatus Brocadia sinica JPN1 encodes:
- a CDS encoding ComEA family DNA-binding protein — MPISQKPSDNFSPTKKQLIVIYFLATTLFIGTIIKIGMDRHWWLPETEIIGNLKPEDTKVKLDVNNAPWYELVLLPKLGEVKAKAIVAYREKHGNFKTLDELSNVNGIGTSIIEAIRDHIKIGSDTVSVGLDNRE; from the coding sequence ATGCCCATATCACAGAAGCCGTCCGATAATTTCTCGCCCACAAAAAAACAACTTATTGTCATTTACTTTTTGGCAACAACGTTGTTTATCGGTACCATAATTAAAATAGGCATGGACAGGCATTGGTGGCTACCGGAAACTGAAATTATCGGCAATCTTAAACCCGAAGATACAAAAGTAAAACTTGATGTCAACAATGCCCCCTGGTATGAATTGGTCTTATTGCCAAAATTGGGAGAGGTAAAAGCAAAGGCCATCGTTGCCTACCGCGAAAAACACGGTAATTTTAAGACCTTGGATGAGTTGTCTAATGTAAATGGCATAGGAACATCCATTATAGAAGCTATAAGAGATCACATAAAGATAGGATCTGACACGGTTAGTGTCGGTCTGGATAACCGGGAATAG